One region of Flavobacterium pisciphilum genomic DNA includes:
- the sucC gene encoding ADP-forming succinate--CoA ligase subunit beta: protein MNIHEYQGKEILASYGVRIQRGIVANNAVEAVAAAKQLTAETGTGWHVIKAQIHAGGRGKGGGVKLAKNLQQVEEIAEQIIGMQLITPQTSAEGKKVNKILVAEDVYYPGESETSEFYVSVLLNRGTGRNMIMYSTEGGMDIEEVAEHTPHLIFTEEVDPSVGLQGFQARRIAFNLGLSGNAFKEMVKFIDSLYNAYIGSDASMFEINPVLKTSDNKILAVDAKVNIDDNALYRQPKYAEMRDIREENPIEVEAKEVGLNYVDLDGTVGCMVNGAGLAMATMDLIKYAGFEPANFLDVGGTADAKRVETAFRIILKDPNVKAILINIFGGIVRCDRVAQGVVDAYKNMGDAIKVPIIVRLQGTNAAIAKELIDNSGMPILSAVEFQEAADQVKAALS, encoded by the coding sequence ATGAACATACACGAATATCAAGGAAAAGAAATTTTAGCTAGTTACGGAGTACGCATTCAACGCGGAATTGTAGCTAATAATGCGGTTGAAGCTGTAGCTGCTGCAAAACAATTAACTGCTGAGACTGGAACAGGATGGCACGTTATTAAAGCACAAATTCACGCAGGTGGACGTGGAAAAGGTGGTGGAGTTAAGTTAGCTAAAAACTTACAACAAGTTGAAGAAATAGCTGAACAAATCATCGGAATGCAATTGATTACACCTCAAACTTCTGCTGAGGGTAAAAAAGTAAATAAAATTTTAGTTGCCGAAGATGTTTACTATCCTGGTGAAAGCGAAACTTCTGAATTTTACGTTTCTGTTTTATTGAATAGAGGTACAGGTCGTAACATGATTATGTATTCTACTGAAGGTGGAATGGATATTGAAGAAGTTGCTGAGCACACACCACACTTAATCTTTACTGAAGAAGTAGATCCATCTGTAGGATTACAAGGTTTTCAAGCAAGAAGAATTGCCTTTAACTTAGGTCTTTCTGGAAATGCTTTTAAAGAAATGGTTAAATTTATTGACTCATTATACAATGCATATATTGGTTCTGATGCTTCTATGTTTGAAATCAACCCAGTATTAAAAACTTCAGATAATAAAATTTTAGCTGTTGATGCTAAAGTTAATATCGATGATAATGCACTATACAGACAACCAAAGTATGCTGAAATGCGTGATATCCGTGAGGAGAATCCAATTGAAGTTGAAGCTAAAGAAGTTGGCTTAAACTATGTAGATCTTGACGGTACTGTAGGATGCATGGTAAACGGAGCTGGATTAGCAATGGCTACTATGGATTTAATTAAGTATGCTGGTTTTGAGCCTGCAAACTTCCTTGACGTAGGTGGTACTGCTGATGCAAAACGTGTTGAGACTGCTTTCCGTATTATTTTAAAAGATCCTAATGTAAAAGCTATATTAATCAACATCTTTGGAGGAATCGTTCGTTGTGACCGTGTTGCTCAAGGAGTTGTAGATGCTTACAAAAACATGGGAGACGCTATTAAAGTGCCAATCATTGTTCGTTTACAAGGTACAAATGCTGCTATTGCAAAAGAATTAATTGATAACTCTGGAATGCCAATTTTATCAGCTGTAGAATTTCAAGAAGCTGCTGACCAAGTTAAAGCTGCACTTTCTTAA
- a CDS encoding glutamate synthase subunit beta, which translates to MGKIGGFKEYNRADESNIAVKERVSNYNEFTITLEKDKIKEQGSRCMDCGIPFCHSACPLGNLIPDFNDMVHQEEWESALKILQSTNNFPEFTGRLCPAPCEKSCVLGIIKEPVAIENIEKNIIERGFAEGWIKPQPPKKRTGKTVAVIGSGPAGLAAAQQLNRAGHTVTVFERDNAIGGLLRYGIPNFKLEKGIIDRRVVILEAEGIVFKTNVNVGVNYSIEELNAFDSIVLCGGATERRSLPTKGIESKGVVQAMDFLTQQTKVLFGEEIPNQIKATGKDVIVIGGGDTGSDCIGTSNRHGAKSVTNFEILPKPPVGRSETTPWPFWPLQLKTSSSHEEGCDRNWLINTKEFIANESGQLVGLKTVEVAWKMTPGQRPELIEKEGSEKIWPCDLALLALGFTGPEKTLSDQLGLQLDMRSNYKATNYQTNVPHIFTAGDMRRGQSLIVWAISEGREAAREVDLYLMGSTNLPTKGSGDLPSL; encoded by the coding sequence ATGGGTAAGATAGGTGGATTTAAAGAATATAATAGAGCAGACGAAAGTAATATTGCTGTTAAGGAACGTGTATCAAACTATAATGAGTTTACGATTACCTTAGAAAAAGATAAGATTAAAGAACAAGGCTCAAGATGTATGGATTGTGGTATTCCGTTTTGCCACAGTGCTTGTCCGTTAGGGAATTTAATTCCAGATTTTAACGACATGGTACATCAAGAAGAATGGGAGAGTGCATTAAAAATTTTGCAATCAACAAATAACTTTCCCGAATTTACAGGTCGTTTATGTCCAGCGCCATGTGAGAAATCATGTGTGTTAGGAATAATCAAAGAGCCTGTTGCGATTGAAAATATCGAAAAGAATATTATCGAAAGAGGTTTTGCAGAAGGTTGGATTAAACCACAACCACCAAAAAAGAGAACTGGAAAAACAGTAGCAGTTATTGGCTCAGGACCTGCAGGTTTGGCAGCAGCACAGCAATTAAACAGAGCGGGTCATACAGTTACTGTTTTTGAAAGAGACAATGCAATTGGTGGATTATTGCGTTATGGAATTCCAAATTTTAAATTAGAAAAAGGGATTATCGACAGACGCGTTGTAATATTAGAAGCTGAAGGAATTGTTTTTAAAACAAATGTAAATGTAGGAGTTAATTACAGCATAGAAGAACTAAACGCATTTGATTCAATTGTTTTATGTGGGGGAGCTACCGAAAGAAGAAGCTTGCCAACTAAAGGGATTGAAAGTAAAGGAGTTGTTCAAGCAATGGATTTCTTAACACAGCAAACAAAAGTTTTATTTGGAGAAGAAATTCCGAATCAAATAAAAGCAACTGGTAAGGATGTAATTGTTATTGGAGGTGGAGATACAGGATCAGATTGTATCGGAACATCAAACCGACATGGGGCAAAATCGGTTACTAATTTTGAGATTTTACCAAAGCCACCAGTTGGAAGAAGCGAAACTACACCTTGGCCGTTTTGGCCATTACAACTTAAAACATCATCTTCACACGAAGAAGGTTGTGATAGAAACTGGTTAATTAATACTAAAGAGTTTATTGCAAACGAAAGTGGTCAATTAGTAGGTTTGAAAACCGTTGAAGTAGCTTGGAAAATGACTCCAGGACAACGACCAGAACTAATAGAAAAAGAAGGTTCAGAGAAAATATGGCCATGTGATTTAGCATTATTGGCACTTGGATTTACTGGGCCAGAAAAAACATTAAGTGATCAATTAGGATTACAGTTAGATATGAGAAGTAATTACAAAGCGACAAATTATCAAACAAATGTTCCACATATTTTTACAGCTGGTGATATGAGAAGAGGACAATCCTTAATTGTTTGGGCAATCTCTGAAGGCCGTGAGGCAGCAAGAGAAGTAGATTTATATTTAATGGGATCTACAAATTTACCAACAAAAGGAAGCGGGGACTTACCAAGTCTATAA
- the gltB gene encoding glutamate synthase large subunit, whose protein sequence is MKVKEQGLYLPEFEHDNCGAGFICNLNGIKSNDIIHKALDILIKLEHRGAVSSDGRTGDGAGILFDIPHDFFKKVCDFEIPETREYGVGMVFLPKSKNQVAFCMNAFETNIKEQNLTILGWRDVPVDVNSLGEIAAEKEPTVKQVFVGKNGQDLTEQQFNAKLFAARKIAEHAVRNSKTSESHMFYFSSLSTTTIIYKGLLMPEDISGYFTDLKDTDLVTRLALVHQRFSTNTFPSWELAQPFRYMCHNGEINTLRGNISRMRAREELMQSDIFGDDIKRLFPIILEGKSDSASMDMVVELLLMTGRSLPEAMMMVVPEAWEKHQTMSEDKKAFYEYNACIMEPWDGPASIPFTDGNVIGALLDRNGLRPSRYTLTKSGFVIMSSEIGVLDVNPEDVIQHGRLEPGKMFLVDMNEGRIIEDDEIKNAIVTKRPYKKWLNENLLPLAKVPYTNNPTPVEKIDFETRQRLFGYTIEDLKTIINPMGAQGAEAISSMGNDTPLAVLSEQPQLLYNYFKQLFAQVTNPPLDGIREEIITDISLAVGGDFNIFEIESKQCKKLKIQNPVISKEDLDKIKNIDHADFKTATISTLYKIEKGVNGLERALEKCVQATYKAVNEGHNIIILSDRGVSKELAPIPMLLACSYVHHSLNILQVRSKFGIIIESAEPREPHHFALLFGYGASAINPYMVNEIIHNQVEQGFITGVKADYAIANYNKAIAKGILKIMNKIGISTLHSYRAAQIFEILGLNKTFSTKYFPYTPSRIEGIGLMEIEKEVKKRYQKAFPNSKIANLLPLEIGGIYRWRRSGEKHMFNPTTIAKLQQAVRLNSPESYKEYSTMVNEQSSNLMTIRGLFEFNNLDPISIDEVEPWTEIVKKFKTGAMSYGSISREAHENLAIAMNRIGGKSNSGEGGEDPKRFQKEINGDSRNSAIKQVASGRFGVSINYLTNAKEIQIKMAQGAKPGEGGQLPGEKVVPWIAETRNSTPYVGLISPPPHHDIYSIEDLSQLIFDLKNANRDARVNVKLVSEVGVGTIAAGVAKAKADVILISGYDGGTGAAPLTSLQHTGIPWELGLAEAQQTLILNDLRSRVVLECDGQLKTGRDVAIAALLGAEEFGFATAPLVASGCIMMRACHLNTCPVGIATQDPELRKNFKGTPEHVINFMYFIAEELREIMAQLGFRTLKEMVGQSQKLNVNKAIKHYKANGLDLSSILYKPEKAKTVPNHNTTTQDHALENVLDFAIIKEAIPSIYRKEKTRVNFKIKNTDRSVGAILSNEISKIYGAQGLPEDTILVDFEGSAGQSFGAFATNGLSFKIHGNCNDYLGKGLSGGKLIIKVPPTATFKPEENIIIGNVALYGAITGEAYINGMAGERFCVRNSGATAVVEGIGDHGCEYMTGGTVVILGKTGRNFAAGMSGGVAYVYDKDKKFDSTLCNMEMVAFDPLEEDDFIKLRRLIKNHSLYTNSPLAKRLLTDWENEQEHFIKVMPTDYKKALQRIAEEKQIEELIAD, encoded by the coding sequence ATGAAAGTTAAAGAACAAGGGCTATATCTGCCCGAATTTGAACACGACAATTGTGGTGCAGGATTTATTTGTAATTTGAATGGTATTAAGTCTAACGACATCATTCATAAAGCATTGGATATCTTAATAAAATTGGAACATCGTGGTGCAGTTAGTTCTGATGGAAGAACTGGAGACGGTGCTGGAATTTTATTTGATATCCCACATGATTTTTTTAAGAAAGTTTGTGATTTTGAAATCCCTGAAACACGAGAGTATGGAGTAGGAATGGTTTTTTTACCTAAAAGTAAAAACCAAGTTGCATTTTGTATGAATGCATTCGAAACAAACATTAAAGAGCAAAACCTAACTATTCTTGGCTGGAGAGACGTCCCAGTTGATGTAAATAGTTTAGGTGAGATTGCGGCAGAAAAAGAACCAACCGTTAAACAGGTTTTTGTTGGAAAAAATGGGCAAGATCTAACAGAACAACAATTTAACGCTAAGTTATTTGCAGCAAGAAAAATAGCAGAACATGCTGTCAGAAATTCTAAGACTTCTGAAAGTCATATGTTTTATTTCTCTAGTTTATCTACAACAACTATTATATATAAAGGGTTGTTGATGCCAGAGGATATCAGCGGTTATTTTACCGATTTAAAAGATACTGATTTAGTGACGCGTTTGGCATTAGTACACCAGCGTTTCTCTACCAATACATTTCCATCTTGGGAGTTGGCTCAGCCTTTTAGATATATGTGTCACAATGGAGAAATCAATACACTACGCGGTAACATTAGCAGAATGAGAGCTCGTGAAGAATTGATGCAAAGTGATATTTTCGGAGACGATATAAAAAGATTATTTCCTATCATCTTAGAAGGAAAATCTGATTCTGCTTCTATGGATATGGTGGTTGAATTACTGTTAATGACTGGAAGATCATTACCAGAAGCAATGATGATGGTTGTTCCAGAAGCTTGGGAGAAACACCAAACAATGTCAGAAGATAAAAAAGCATTTTATGAATATAATGCTTGCATCATGGAGCCTTGGGATGGCCCAGCTTCAATTCCGTTTACAGATGGAAATGTAATTGGTGCTCTACTTGATAGAAATGGATTGCGTCCTTCTCGTTATACGTTAACAAAAAGTGGTTTTGTAATCATGTCATCAGAGATTGGTGTTCTTGATGTTAATCCGGAAGATGTAATACAACACGGTCGTTTAGAGCCAGGGAAAATGTTCTTGGTTGATATGAACGAAGGTCGTATTATTGAAGATGACGAAATCAAAAATGCTATTGTAACTAAACGTCCTTATAAAAAATGGTTAAATGAAAATTTATTGCCATTAGCAAAGGTACCATATACTAATAATCCGACTCCTGTAGAAAAGATTGATTTTGAAACAAGACAACGATTATTTGGTTATACAATCGAAGATTTAAAAACAATAATTAACCCAATGGGAGCTCAGGGGGCTGAAGCAATTAGCTCAATGGGTAATGATACGCCATTGGCCGTTTTGTCAGAGCAACCACAATTATTGTATAATTATTTCAAACAATTATTTGCGCAGGTAACTAACCCGCCTTTAGATGGTATTCGTGAAGAGATTATCACAGATATTAGTTTAGCAGTAGGAGGAGATTTTAATATTTTTGAAATTGAATCAAAACAATGCAAAAAATTAAAAATCCAAAATCCAGTTATCTCTAAAGAGGATTTAGATAAAATTAAAAATATAGACCATGCCGATTTTAAAACAGCGACTATTTCTACTTTATATAAAATAGAAAAAGGAGTAAATGGTTTAGAGCGTGCTTTAGAAAAATGTGTTCAAGCAACTTACAAAGCAGTAAATGAAGGACACAATATCATTATTCTTTCAGATAGAGGAGTAAGCAAAGAATTAGCACCAATACCAATGTTGTTGGCTTGTTCTTATGTTCACCATTCATTGAATATTTTGCAGGTTCGTTCAAAATTCGGAATTATAATCGAATCGGCAGAACCTCGTGAGCCACATCATTTTGCCTTACTATTTGGTTATGGCGCTAGTGCTATTAACCCTTATATGGTAAATGAAATTATTCATAATCAGGTAGAACAAGGTTTTATTACAGGAGTAAAAGCAGATTATGCTATTGCTAATTACAATAAAGCGATTGCAAAAGGTATTCTTAAGATTATGAATAAAATAGGTATCTCTACATTACATTCTTATAGAGCTGCTCAAATTTTTGAAATCTTAGGTTTAAATAAAACATTCTCTACTAAATATTTCCCATACACACCATCTCGAATAGAAGGAATTGGTTTGATGGAAATAGAAAAAGAAGTTAAGAAAAGATATCAAAAAGCATTTCCAAATTCAAAAATTGCCAATTTATTGCCATTAGAAATTGGAGGGATTTACAGATGGAGAAGATCAGGTGAAAAGCATATGTTTAACCCAACGACTATTGCTAAATTACAACAGGCAGTTCGTTTAAACAGTCCAGAAAGTTATAAAGAATATTCTACTATGGTTAATGAGCAAAGCTCAAACCTAATGACAATTAGAGGTTTGTTTGAGTTCAATAATCTAGATCCAATTTCTATTGATGAAGTAGAACCTTGGACAGAGATTGTGAAAAAATTCAAAACAGGAGCAATGTCTTATGGATCAATCAGTAGAGAAGCACATGAGAACCTAGCAATTGCTATGAATAGAATTGGAGGGAAAAGTAATTCAGGAGAAGGAGGAGAAGATCCAAAACGATTCCAGAAAGAAATTAACGGAGATTCTAGAAATAGTGCTATCAAACAAGTTGCTTCAGGAAGATTTGGTGTTTCTATCAATTATTTGACAAATGCCAAAGAGATTCAAATTAAAATGGCTCAAGGTGCAAAACCTGGAGAGGGAGGACAATTACCAGGTGAAAAAGTAGTGCCTTGGATTGCAGAGACAAGAAACTCAACTCCATACGTGGGACTTATTTCTCCACCACCTCACCATGATATTTATTCTATTGAAGATTTATCTCAATTGATCTTTGATTTAAAAAATGCCAATCGTGATGCGCGTGTAAATGTAAAATTAGTTTCAGAAGTTGGAGTTGGAACAATCGCTGCTGGTGTTGCTAAGGCAAAAGCAGATGTGATTTTAATTTCAGGTTATGATGGAGGAACAGGAGCTGCACCATTAACATCTTTACAACATACAGGTATTCCTTGGGAGCTTGGTTTGGCAGAAGCACAGCAAACTTTAATCTTAAATGATTTAAGAAGTCGTGTTGTTTTAGAGTGTGATGGTCAATTAAAAACAGGTCGAGATGTTGCTATAGCAGCTTTATTAGGAGCAGAAGAATTTGGTTTTGCAACTGCACCACTTGTAGCTTCAGGCTGTATTATGATGAGAGCTTGTCACTTAAATACATGTCCAGTTGGTATTGCTACACAGGATCCAGAATTAAGAAAAAATTTCAAAGGAACTCCAGAGCATGTAATTAACTTCATGTATTTTATTGCAGAAGAGCTAAGAGAGATTATGGCACAATTAGGATTCAGAACTTTAAAAGAAATGGTAGGACAATCACAAAAATTAAATGTGAACAAAGCTATCAAGCATTATAAAGCAAACGGATTGGATTTGTCTTCGATTCTTTATAAACCAGAGAAAGCAAAAACAGTTCCGAATCACAATACAACAACACAAGATCACGCATTAGAAAACGTATTGGATTTTGCAATTATTAAAGAGGCAATTCCTTCTATTTATAGAAAAGAGAAAACAAGAGTTAATTTTAAAATTAAGAACACAGACCGTTCTGTAGGTGCAATTTTAAGTAACGAAATTTCAAAAATATATGGGGCGCAAGGATTACCAGAAGATACTATATTAGTTGATTTTGAAGGTTCTGCAGGACAAAGTTTTGGAGCATTTGCTACTAATGGATTGTCATTTAAAATCCACGGAAACTGTAATGACTATTTAGGTAAAGGACTTTCGGGAGGGAAACTAATTATCAAAGTTCCACCTACGGCTACCTTTAAACCTGAGGAGAATATTATTATTGGTAACGTTGCTCTTTATGGAGCTATTACAGGTGAAGCATACATTAATGGTATGGCCGGAGAACGTTTCTGTGTGAGAAATTCTGGAGCAACAGCAGTTGTAGAAGGAATTGGAGATCACGGTTGCGAATATATGACCGGAGGAACTGTTGTTATTTTGGGTAAAACAGGAAGAAATTTTGCTGCGGGAATGAGCGGTGGTGTTGCTTATGTTTATGACAAGGATAAAAAATTCGATTCAACCTTATGTAATATGGAGATGGTAGCATTCGATCCATTAGAAGAAGATGATTTTATCAAGTTGAGACGTTTAATAAAAAACCACTCGTTGTACACCAACAGTCCATTAGCAAAAAGACTTTTGACAGACTGGGAAAACGAACAGGAACATTTCATCAAAGTAATGCCAACTGATTACAAAAAGGCATTACAAAGAATAGCAGAAGAAAAGCAAATCGAAGAACTAATAGCAGATTAA
- a CDS encoding GIY-YIG nuclease family protein: MQLQGGYHTYYIYIITNKSKTVFYTGVTNNLKIRLSQHTENNANGNKTFASRYNVTFLLYYEKFAWIQEAIAREKEVKDWRREKKIELIKTINPNLDFLNYLFA, translated from the coding sequence ATGCAATTACAAGGAGGTTATCATACTTATTACATATACATAATAACAAATAAATCTAAAACAGTCTTTTATACTGGAGTTACAAATAATTTGAAAATTCGTTTAAGTCAACATACAGAAAACAATGCAAATGGAAACAAAACTTTTGCATCAAGGTATAATGTTACTTTTTTACTATATTATGAAAAGTTTGCTTGGATTCAAGAAGCAATTGCTCGTGAAAAAGAAGTAAAAGACTGGCGTAGGGAAAAGAAAATCGAATTGATAAAAACGATTAACCCAAATTTGGATTTTTTGAATTATTTATTTGCATGA
- the lysA gene encoding diaminopimelate decarboxylase, whose translation MQSKDLLQLADQFGSPLYVYDAEKIQSQYNRLTKAFSKVENLRINYAMKALSNVAILQLLKDMGSGLDTVSIQEVLLGLHAGYEPERIFYTPNGVSLEEIEEVAAMGVQINIDNLSILEQFGTKYPNTPVCIRINPHVMAGGNANISVGHIDSKFGISVHQIPHILRIVENTKMHIVGIHMHTGSDILDIEVFLYAAEILFDTAKNFKNLEFLDFGSGFKVPYKKDDIETDIEELGKKLSKRFNSFCAEYGKDLTLIFEPGKFLVSEAGFFLAKVNVVKQTTSTVFAGIDSGFNHLIRPMLYGSSHHIENISNPKGKERFYSVVGYICETDTFANNRRIAQITEGDILSFRNAGAYCFSMASNYNSRYKPAEVLWMNGQGILIRQAETFEDLLKNQIPLPQEVAAAV comes from the coding sequence ATGCAATCAAAAGATTTACTGCAATTAGCAGACCAGTTTGGAAGTCCATTATATGTGTATGATGCTGAAAAAATCCAATCGCAATACAATAGGTTAACTAAAGCGTTCTCTAAAGTAGAGAATCTTAGAATTAACTATGCCATGAAAGCTTTGTCCAATGTTGCAATACTTCAGTTGTTAAAGGATATGGGGTCTGGGTTAGACACAGTATCTATTCAAGAAGTATTACTAGGACTTCACGCCGGATATGAGCCTGAAAGAATTTTTTATACACCAAATGGAGTTTCTTTAGAAGAAATTGAAGAAGTTGCTGCAATGGGTGTGCAAATAAATATCGACAATTTATCTATTCTGGAGCAATTCGGAACCAAATATCCTAATACACCAGTTTGTATTCGTATTAATCCACACGTAATGGCTGGAGGAAATGCAAATATTTCTGTAGGGCATATTGATAGTAAATTTGGAATTTCGGTACATCAAATACCACATATATTACGAATTGTAGAAAATACAAAAATGCATATCGTAGGTATTCACATGCACACAGGATCTGATATTTTAGATATCGAAGTATTCTTGTATGCTGCTGAAATCTTGTTTGATACAGCTAAAAATTTCAAAAACTTAGAGTTTTTAGATTTTGGAAGTGGTTTCAAAGTACCTTACAAAAAAGACGATATAGAAACTGATATTGAAGAATTAGGTAAAAAATTATCAAAAAGATTCAATTCATTCTGTGCAGAATATGGTAAAGATTTAACCCTGATTTTCGAACCAGGTAAATTTTTAGTGAGCGAAGCAGGATTCTTTTTAGCAAAAGTAAACGTAGTAAAACAAACAACTTCAACTGTTTTTGCTGGAATTGATAGTGGTTTCAATCACTTAATTCGTCCAATGTTATATGGTTCTTCGCACCATATCGAAAACATTTCAAATCCAAAAGGGAAAGAGCGTTTTTACTCAGTAGTAGGATATATTTGCGAAACAGATACATTTGCTAACAACCGTAGAATTGCACAAATTACCGAAGGTGATATTTTATCTTTCAGAAATGCAGGGGCATATTGTTTTTCAATGGCATCAAACTACAATTCAAGATACAAACCAGCCGAAGTTTTATGGATGAACGGTCAAGGAATTTTAATTCGCCAAGCCGAAACATTCGAAGATCTTCTTAAAAATCAAATTCCGTTGCCACAAGAAGTTGCTGCAGCAGTTTAA
- a CDS encoding DUF5694 domain-containing protein, with product MKKIALLFAFIIVFSNAFAQTKKKQILLIGSFHFENPGLDVAKVNTFNVMTDKSQKELESITDKIKKFGPDKIFVEWDYKKQDKLDKFYAKNTDSLLREKANEIVQLALRAAKKLGHKQLFAIDYNQTNFPYDSLLTGMKEANQLDLLKRNEVLMADYEKSQNEKISKYTLTKLLLDLNSKKSIAEDLEWYIGTANRAGKNDNFVGSYLVSEWYRRNLYMYSLVQKLTDAKDNKVVVLLGASHAAMIREFIKYDPNFEIIELETILK from the coding sequence ATGAAAAAAATCGCTTTATTATTTGCCTTTATTATTGTATTCAGCAATGCTTTTGCTCAAACTAAGAAAAAACAAATTTTATTAATTGGAAGTTTCCATTTTGAAAACCCAGGACTAGATGTGGCTAAAGTGAATACTTTTAATGTTATGACAGATAAAAGTCAGAAGGAACTTGAGAGTATTACAGACAAAATCAAAAAATTTGGTCCAGATAAAATTTTTGTAGAATGGGATTATAAGAAACAAGATAAGCTAGATAAATTTTATGCTAAAAACACGGATAGTTTACTTCGTGAAAAAGCCAATGAAATAGTGCAATTGGCATTAAGAGCTGCTAAGAAATTAGGACATAAACAGCTTTTTGCGATTGATTATAATCAAACTAATTTTCCTTATGATAGTTTATTGACTGGTATGAAAGAAGCGAATCAATTGGATTTATTAAAAAGAAATGAAGTGCTAATGGCGGATTATGAAAAATCACAAAATGAAAAAATTTCTAAATATACTTTAACTAAGCTTCTTTTGGATTTGAATTCAAAAAAATCAATTGCAGAAGATCTCGAATGGTATATTGGAACGGCTAATAGAGCTGGTAAAAATGATAATTTTGTAGGTTCCTATTTGGTTTCAGAATGGTATCGAAGAAATCTTTATATGTATTCTTTAGTTCAAAAGCTTACAGATGCTAAGGATAATAAGGTAGTGGTTTTATTAGGAGCTAGTCATGCGGCAATGATAAGAGAATTTATAAAATATGACCCTAATTTTGAAATAATAGAGTTGGAGACAATTTTGAAATAG
- a CDS encoding sensor histidine kinase: protein MKLKIPFYYHIYLFIGLFIIFTLWEIGITNQKLEFVFNKNSFMFNIGYILAIFIVYLINFYTFCNWFLNKQKILLYFLSIPISLLIFSGFRYLLQEIIIFEIIGIHNYAETTREITYYIRDNFFFGLPAVVLSTLSFLFWQFQETQKQNQQLLLENKKAEFQMLKSQVSPHFLFNTLNSFYSQLIGKDDEIASDILILSDLLRYVITETDKDEALLSKEIQFIKNYIHLQQKRFEDQLHLDFSIEGDCNIEKILPSVLIHFIENVFKHGKLNNADEKAIISITINKEFLEITTFNYFTESENYSSTGIGFKNLTKRLEYTYSNKYTLNKISKNNTFKTYLKVPLKNSL from the coding sequence ATGAAGCTAAAAATTCCTTTCTATTACCATATCTATCTTTTTATAGGATTATTTATAATCTTTACCTTATGGGAAATTGGCATAACCAACCAAAAATTGGAATTCGTCTTCAATAAAAACAGCTTCATGTTCAACATAGGCTATATATTAGCCATTTTCATAGTTTATCTTATTAATTTTTATACCTTTTGCAATTGGTTTTTAAATAAGCAAAAAATACTTCTCTATTTTTTAAGTATACCAATTTCATTATTGATCTTTTCTGGATTTCGCTATCTCCTACAAGAAATCATTATTTTTGAAATAATAGGAATTCATAATTACGCCGAAACAACAAGGGAAATAACATACTATATCAGAGATAATTTTTTCTTCGGATTACCAGCGGTAGTTTTAAGCACATTGAGCTTCTTATTTTGGCAATTTCAAGAAACTCAAAAACAGAATCAACAATTGCTTTTAGAAAACAAAAAAGCCGAATTTCAAATGTTAAAATCACAAGTAAGTCCACATTTCTTATTTAATACTTTAAACTCTTTTTACAGTCAATTAATAGGTAAAGATGATGAAATTGCTTCTGACATATTAATACTATCTGATTTGCTTCGTTATGTGATTACTGAAACCGATAAAGACGAGGCTTTGCTTTCAAAAGAAATTCAATTTATTAAAAACTACATTCATTTACAGCAAAAAAGATTTGAAGATCAGCTTCATTTGGATTTCTCTATAGAGGGAGATTGCAACATTGAGAAGATACTTCCATCTGTATTAATTCATTTTATAGAGAATGTATTCAAACATGGAAAACTAAACAATGCAGATGAGAAAGCTATTATTTCAATAACTATCAATAAGGAATTCCTAGAGATTACTACCTTTAATTACTTCACTGAGAGCGAAAACTATTCTTCAACTGGAATAGGTTTTAAGAACCTAACCAAGCGATTAGAATACACCTACAGTAATAAATATACTTTAAATAAAATATCAAAAAACAATACCTTTAAGACTTACTTAAAAGTACCTTTAAAAAATAGTCTATGA